The following proteins are encoded in a genomic region of Thermococcus henrietii:
- a CDS encoding exosome complex RNA-binding protein Csl4, with amino-acid sequence MEDRKVKNGDLVLPGDYLGVIEEFMPGEGVREENGELYATRAGKVRINPEKMEISVEPVTDTPPLPQVGDIVLARVIEVKPQAVIVQLLQIEGRENDREIATSKLAGIHISQVKEGFVEDITKEFKIGDVVRAKVIANEKSPIQLTTRGKDLGVVYALCSRCRTPLIRRGDKLICPRCGNVETRKLSPYYRKLKVSL; translated from the coding sequence ATGGAAGACAGGAAGGTTAAAAACGGTGACCTCGTCCTCCCCGGAGATTACCTCGGGGTCATAGAGGAGTTCATGCCCGGCGAGGGGGTTAGAGAGGAGAACGGCGAACTCTACGCAACCAGAGCGGGCAAGGTTAGAATCAACCCGGAGAAGATGGAGATAAGCGTCGAACCTGTGACCGACACCCCGCCCCTTCCGCAGGTCGGGGACATAGTCCTCGCGAGGGTCATAGAGGTCAAGCCACAGGCCGTTATAGTTCAGCTCCTCCAGATAGAGGGTCGCGAGAACGACAGGGAGATAGCGACCTCAAAGCTCGCCGGAATCCACATCTCGCAGGTCAAGGAAGGTTTTGTTGAGGACATAACGAAGGAGTTCAAGATTGGTGACGTGGTCAGGGCTAAGGTTATAGCCAACGAGAAGAGCCCGATACAGCTCACCACCCGTGGAAAGGACCTCGGCGTCGTTTACGCCCTCTGCTCCCGTTGCAGAACGCCCCTCATCAGGCGCGGGGACAAGCTAATCTGTCCGCGCTGTGGAAACGTCGAGACGAGAAAGCTCTCCCCCTACTACAGAAAGCTGAAGGTGTCTCTATGA